From the Rhizobium sp. SL42 genome, the window AGTCGCCGGCCAGGATCAACGGTTCTTCAAGCGCCATGCGGTCGTGGGCAAACGCCTCCAGCCGGGCCATCCAACGCAGCTTGTAGGGATATTTGACCGGGTCATCGGACGGGTTGCCGTTCGGCAGATAGAGCGAGCAGATACGCAGTACGCCGCCTGCGACCGAAAACACGCCTTCGATGAAACGGGCCTGTTCATCCGTGTCGTCGCCCGGCAGGCCGCGATTGACCTCGTCCGGCTTCATCTTTGACAGGAGCGCCACGCCGTTGAAGCCCTTCTGGCCATGCGTCTCGACATGGTAGCCGAGCGCTTCGATCTCAAGCCGCGGAAAACCCTCGTCCACCGACTTTATCTCCTGCAGGCAGACGATGTCGGGTTGCGAGTCCTGAAGCCACTGGCACAGGCTTTCGATGCGTGCCTTGACGCCGTTGATGTTCCAGGTCGCTATTTTCATCATTCACTCACACGGAGAAGCTGGTGCCGCAGCCGCAGCTGGCAACCGCATTCGGGTTCTTGATCTGGAAGGACTGGCCGAGAAGATTGTCGACGAAGTCGATCTCGGAGCCGGCCATGTAGATCAGCGAGACCGGATCGATCAGCACGGTCGCGCCATCGCGGGTAATCACGATGTCATCGTCCTGCTGGTGGTTGTCGAGGTCGAATTTGTAGGAGAAGCCGGAACAGCCGCCGCCCTCGACGGCGACGCGCAAGGCGTTCTTGTCGGTATCGGCGGCCACAATCGCAGCGATTCGTTTCGCGGCGGCTTGGGAAAGTGTCACGTTCTGCGTCGTCATGTTGCCTCCTGACGGGTTCAAGGCCCGTGGAAAACCTGGAATATCGGCAAGGATCAGCCCCTTGTCGGGAAATGTCACGAAATGCCGCAAGCTTCGCATCGGCTAGAGCTGCATGATAGACCTTGATCGAGGCCAACAGCCTTGCGGCTTCGTCCGCTATAGGTATGAAGGCTGAGGTAGCGCGTCAATGGGGAGCGGACAGCAGGCGAATGACGATTGACAAATCTGCACTGGGTTTCGGGTCTGGCGACCGGGCGGTTTACGCGAGCAATCCGTGGAAAAGCCGTGGACGTCTCTTTCCCGAAGACGGCAGCCTGACGCGCTCGGATTTCCAGCGCGACCGCGACCGCATCGTGCACACGACGGCGTTTCGCCGCCTGAAGCACAAGACCCAGGTTTTCATCGGACCCGATGGCGATCACTACCGAACCCGGCTGACCCATACGATCGAGGTGGCGCAGATCGGCCGAGCGCTGGCGCGTGCGCTCAAGCTCGACGAAGATCTTGCCGAAGGCGTGGCGCTCGTCCACGATTTTGGCCACACGCCGTTCGGCCATACGGGCGAGGATGCCCTGCACGAGGTGCTGAAGCCCTATGGTGGTTTCGACCACAATGCGCAGTCGCTGCGCATTGTCACCAAGCTGGAACGTCGTTACGCCGATTTCGACGGCTTGAACCTCACCTGGGAAGCGCTGGAAGGTCTCGTCAAGCACAACGGCCCTCTGTTGACCAGAAGCGGCGAGGGCACGCGTGGACCGGTTCCGCAGCCGATCCTCGACTATTGCGAGATCCACGATCTGGAACTGGCAAGCTATGCCGGTCTTGAGGCGCAGGTGTCGGCGATTGCCGACGATATTGCTTACAATACCCATGATATCGACGACGGCCTGCGTTCCGGCTACCTCACCTTCGCCATGCTGGAGGAGGTGCCCTTCCTGGCCGGCCTGATGAAGGAGGTGCGCGATCGCTATCCGCATCTCGACGATGACCGTTTTACCCACGAAATCATGCGGCGCCAGATCACCCGCATGGTCGAGGACGTGATCGGGGTGGCGCAGGACCGACTGGGCAAGGTGCAGCCGCAAAGCGTCGAGGATGTGCGGGCAGCGTCGATGACCATCGCTACCTTCTCCGATGCCATGGCCGAGACCGACAAGCAGATCAAGAAGCTGCTGTTCAGCCGTATCTACCGGCATCCGGACATCATGCGCATTCGTGCAGCGGCCGCCGAGATCGTCACCGATCTGTTCAATGCGTACATGGCCGATCCGACGCTGATGAAGAGCCACTACTGGGTCAATCATATTTCCGGCCTCAACGACGGCGCCAAGGCCCGCCATGTCGGCGACTATCTGGCCGGCATGACCGATACCTATGCGGTGCGCGTTCACCGTGAGCTGTTTGACCAGACTCCCGAATTGCGATAGGCAGCGCTCAAATTTCATTGAGAGACACAGCCGCAACGGGCGTGTGTGCAGGTAGAAGTCATGAACCTATTCGCCGATTTCGAAACCAGAATTAAGGCCGCGCTGGAGCAGATTGACAGCATTCGCGAGAAGCGCGAAAGCCTCGATTTCAGCCGAATCGTCGTCGAGCCGCCGCGTGATCCCAGCCATGGCGATGCGGCGACCAACGCCGCGATGGTGCTCGCCAAGGGCCTTGGAACGAACCCGCGTGCGCTGGCTGACATCATCGGTGAAAAGCTGAAGCAGGATCCGGATATCGCAGAGGTTGGCGTCGCGGGGCCGGGCTTCATCAATATTCGCCTGTCGACCGAGTACTGGCAGCGCCTGCTGGCGACCATTATCGCCGAGGGCACCGATTTCGGCCGCTCGACACTTGGTCAGGACCGCAAGGTCAATGTTGAGTATGTGTCGGCCAATCCGACCGGCCCGATGCATGTCGGCCATTGCCGTGGCGCCGTGGTCGGTGACGCGTTGGCCAACCTGCTCGCCTTTGCCGGCTATGACGTGACCAAGGAATATTACATCAACGATGCCGGGGCGCAGATCGATGTGCTGGCACGGTCGGTATTCCTGCGCTACCGCGAAGCGCTGGGTGAAAAGATCGGCGAGATCCCGGCGGGTCTCTATCCGGGCGACTATCTCGTGCCCGTCGGCCAGGCGCTGGCCGCGGAGTTTGGCGTCAAGCTGCACCAGATGCCGGAAGAGGACTGGATGGCGATCGTCAAGGAGCGCGCCATCGATGCGATGATGGCGATGATCCGTGCCGATCTTGCCCAGCTCAACGTGCATCACGACGTGTTCTTCTCCGAGCGCTCGCTGCATGCCAATGGTGCAGCCCGGATCCGTACCGCGATCAATGACCTGACCTTCAAGGGCCACGTCTATCGCGGCGCCCTGCCGCCGCCGAAGGGCCAGTTGCCGGAAGACTGGGAAGACCGTGAGCAGACGCTTTTCCGCTCCACCGAGGTCGGTGACGATATCGACCGTCCGCTGGTCAAGTCGGACGGCTCTTATACTTATTTTGCCGCCGACGTTGCCTATTTGAAGGACAAGTTCGACCGCGGTTTCTCCGAGATGATCTATGTGCTCGGCGCCGACCACGGCGGTTACGTCAAGCGGCTGGAGGCGGTCAACCGTGCGGTCTCGGAAGGCAAGAGCAAGCTGACCGTGTTGTTGTGCCAGCTGGTCAAGCTGTTCCGCGACGGCGAGCCGGTGAAGATGTCCAAGCGTTCGGGCGATTTTGTCACGCTACGCGAAGTGGTCGAGGAAGTCGGACGCGATTCCGTGCGTTTCATGATGCTCTACAGAAAGAGCTCCGAGCCGCTCGATTTCGACTTTGCCAAGGTGACGGAACAGTCGAAGGACAATCCGGTATTCTACGTGCAATACGCTCACGCGCGTTGCATGTCGGTCTTCCGTCAGGCGAAGGAAGCCTTCCCGGATCTGGATATTGCCAGCCTCGATCTGCCTGCCGCCGTCTCTGGACGTATCGCTGATCCGACCGAGCTGCAATTGATTGGAAAAATGGCCGAATACCCGAGAATTGTGGAGGCAGCGGCACAGTCGCAGGAACCGCATCGGCTTGCATTTTACCTATATGATCTGGCAAGCTCCTTCCATGCTCATTGGAATAAGGGCAAGGATTCTCCCGAATTACGCTTTGTTAACGATAAACATAGAGAATTAACCATCGCCAGGCTTGGGCTGGTGCATGCTGTCGCCTCCGTGTTGAAGTCGGGACTGGCCATTACTGGCACCGAAGCTCCGCTAGAAATGCGATAGTATTGTCACCATTTCCCCGCATTGCACTGGCAAGCGTATTGTCGCGTGAATGAGTGGAAATAGGTAATGGTACAGAAGCAGGCCGCAAACAGCATACGATCGCAGAGCGACAGCTTCGCGGATGATGATCCGTTGGCGGAGCTTGCCCGCATTGTCGGTTTCGACCAGCCGTTGAAGCGGGAGCCGGTTATGTCGCTTCCGCAGGTGCCGGTGTCGGCGGAGTCCGATTTCAATCTCGAAGATGAACTGCTCCGCGAGTTCTCGGTCTATGGGGCGCCTGCGTCGCATCAGGTCGAGGATGACCGGTTCTACGAGGCGCCGGAGCCTGTTGCGCCACGTTTCGAGCCTGCGCCGCAGTCCTATGAGGCGCCACGCGCCGAGCCGGATTTCGCCAATGACGGCGCGTTCGAGAGTGTCTCGCTTGATGTCGAGCCGGAGGTGTCCTTCGGTGTGGCCGGTGATGCCTCCCGTGACGAGCCATCGTTTGCCCTGGATCTGGCTGACGAGCTTGAGATGGCGGTGGCCGAGGTCGAGGCGCCGCCCGCGCCGCAGCGTGTCGAGAAAGTGCCGCGCCTGCGTCTTCCATTGGCCAATTTTGCGCCGGCGCCACGCGTGGAGCCGGTCTTGCAGCCCGCCGCGGCTCCGCAGGCTGTCTCGGTTCCGGTTTCCTCCGTTGTTGCCCCGGATGTCGTCGAGCCTGCATCCGTGCGCCAGGCGACCGTTCAGGTTTCCTTTGATAAACCGGCTTTCGATTGGTCTGCCGTGGCGGTCGAGCCTGCGGTGGAGGCCGAAGACGTTGTCGTGCCTGAGCTCGGCGATTTTTCCTTCGATTTCTCCGAGCAGTCTGATGATGCCGTGCCGGTTTCCGGTGCTGCGGGCCGTAGCCTTGGTCAGGGCGAGCCGGATTTCGGCTTCAGTTTTTCCGATGACATGATTCGCGGCCCGGTCGACAAGATTGAACCGGTCGCGCCTCCGGTAGTGGCGCCGGCTGCTGCCGCGCCGGCAGAAATTGCGCCGGTTGCAGCGTCTCAGGCATTGCAGCGTCCGCCGCTGGGCGCTGACGAGGAGTTCGATCCCTTCGCTGATCATGACTTCGACCTGCAGTTGGACGAGCTCGACCTGGATCTGTCGGAAATCGAGCCGGTTGCCGAGGGGCCTGTCGCAGCGGCCCAGGTCGCACCGATCGCATCCGCCCAGGCTTTCGTGTCGGCGGTGAATGTCACGTCGGCCAGGGTC encodes:
- the xth gene encoding exodeoxyribonuclease III gives rise to the protein MKIATWNINGVKARIESLCQWLQDSQPDIVCLQEIKSVDEGFPRLEIEALGYHVETHGQKGFNGVALLSKMKPDEVNRGLPGDDTDEQARFIEGVFSVAGGVLRICSLYLPNGNPSDDPVKYPYKLRWMARLEAFAHDRMALEEPLILAGDYNVIPEPFDCRDPKQWENDALFLPQTRAAFRRLENLGFIDAVRATTDDAMLYSFWDYQAGAWQKNNGIRIDHLMLSPEASDRLRSTSIEKHVRAWEKPSDHVPVTGIFGF
- the erpA gene encoding iron-sulfur cluster insertion protein ErpA, which produces MTTQNVTLSQAAAKRIAAIVAADTDKNALRVAVEGGGCSGFSYKFDLDNHQQDDDIVITRDGATVLIDPVSLIYMAGSEIDFVDNLLGQSFQIKNPNAVASCGCGTSFSV
- the argS gene encoding arginine--tRNA ligase, whose product is MNLFADFETRIKAALEQIDSIREKRESLDFSRIVVEPPRDPSHGDAATNAAMVLAKGLGTNPRALADIIGEKLKQDPDIAEVGVAGPGFINIRLSTEYWQRLLATIIAEGTDFGRSTLGQDRKVNVEYVSANPTGPMHVGHCRGAVVGDALANLLAFAGYDVTKEYYINDAGAQIDVLARSVFLRYREALGEKIGEIPAGLYPGDYLVPVGQALAAEFGVKLHQMPEEDWMAIVKERAIDAMMAMIRADLAQLNVHHDVFFSERSLHANGAARIRTAINDLTFKGHVYRGALPPPKGQLPEDWEDREQTLFRSTEVGDDIDRPLVKSDGSYTYFAADVAYLKDKFDRGFSEMIYVLGADHGGYVKRLEAVNRAVSEGKSKLTVLLCQLVKLFRDGEPVKMSKRSGDFVTLREVVEEVGRDSVRFMMLYRKSSEPLDFDFAKVTEQSKDNPVFYVQYAHARCMSVFRQAKEAFPDLDIASLDLPAAVSGRIADPTELQLIGKMAEYPRIVEAAAQSQEPHRLAFYLYDLASSFHAHWNKGKDSPELRFVNDKHRELTIARLGLVHAVASVLKSGLAITGTEAPLEMR
- a CDS encoding deoxyguanosinetriphosphate triphosphohydrolase is translated as MTIDKSALGFGSGDRAVYASNPWKSRGRLFPEDGSLTRSDFQRDRDRIVHTTAFRRLKHKTQVFIGPDGDHYRTRLTHTIEVAQIGRALARALKLDEDLAEGVALVHDFGHTPFGHTGEDALHEVLKPYGGFDHNAQSLRIVTKLERRYADFDGLNLTWEALEGLVKHNGPLLTRSGEGTRGPVPQPILDYCEIHDLELASYAGLEAQVSAIADDIAYNTHDIDDGLRSGYLTFAMLEEVPFLAGLMKEVRDRYPHLDDDRFTHEIMRRQITRMVEDVIGVAQDRLGKVQPQSVEDVRAASMTIATFSDAMAETDKQIKKLLFSRIYRHPDIMRIRAAAAEIVTDLFNAYMADPTLMKSHYWVNHISGLNDGAKARHVGDYLAGMTDTYAVRVHRELFDQTPELR